Genomic segment of Lentisphaera araneosa HTCC2155:
GCGCCTGATCCCATTTACTATGGGAATCTTCTAGGTATTCCCTCGCTTCGTCAAAAGACTTGTACACTGTTTTTCTTTGCAGATCTAAGCCAAAGGGCAGTATGCCTAGGTGTCCTGCGTAGGTATCGTTACCGTAACGAACACAGAGATCTTCTTGTAGCTGATTATGATGTTTGGCGAGTTGTTTCTCGGTTCCCCGAAAAGTGTAGCAATTAAAGTTAGCACCCATGTGGATCCCCTATAAGTTTAGTTTGTAGTAATGAAAAGAGTGCCGGAGCTAAGTCCTTCAGATCGTGAATGATTTTATGTGCATCGGGTAAAAGTTGCTTTATAGAACTGCACTGAATACCGATGCCATAGATTTCAAAACCCAAGGAAGTGGCTTTGGCAATAGCCTTTTTTGACATCTCGACACAGTCGGGATCTCCATCAGTTAAGATGATAATAATCTTGCGAGTCTCAGTGCGTAGAGCATCCTGCTGCATGAGCCACCATAGAGCAGGAGCCAATGGTGTCGTTCCATCAGGACGTACACTGATCTTGTTATGAAGAGGCTGATCATATTTCAAGACTTGATGAACAGATGGCTGAAGAGAGCTTCCTGGGAAGCAAGTCATTGCACTCTTAATTCCAGGGACAGAGCGTAGAGCTTTGAGTAAAGCATAGCTAGCCTGAGAACCTAAAGACATCCTGCCTTGCATGGAACCCGAAGCATCCATCAGAAGATGAACCGAGGTATTGAGTCCCAAGCGCTGTTCATGCCTAAGGAATATTTTAGGACTGAAGTTAAGCCGGTTTAATCTTTGGGTGGAGAGTCGCCCACGACGTGCGGGGAAACTTCTCTTGAGTTGACTCGCTTGCAAGAGGGCCTGCAAGCGAGCATTCAATCCACAGCTAGCGCGATCTACTTCTTGTATGTTTTTCGTGCTTAAGGCTACTTGAGTCTTGGCTTTAGGTTCAGCAACCTGACAAGTCTCGCCATAATCCTGGAGATTATGATGGGCTTTTATTTGTTTAGAAATAGCGGTCCCCATATCATCGGGCAAGTCTTGAGCTTTACTCTGCACTAAACTCTCAAGTGAGCTCTGCTTAGGCTCAGCTTGCTGAGCTTGTGACTTGGAAGGCTTCGTTTTAGAGGGATACTTTTGTTTAGCATGGCGCGAGATGAGAGCGACAACTTTGCGAGCATAGAGCAAGCAATCTTCGGTGCTGGTGCTATGAGTCTTCATCTCCTTGAGTAGAGCATCCAAAGCGCTTAAGAGCTGCGGACACTTTTCTTCAATGAAATCTCTATGAGCAGGTAGTTGCTTCGCGATATCAATAATATCCCAGGAACGAACAGTGAGTAAGATATACTGAAGAATGGCTTGTCCCTCATCCGTAGGCACGTTCACTGCCGTGGAGAAATGGTGAGTGATTAGCCAGTCAAAGTTCTGACGACAACCTGGGAAACTCTTTACTAGCGCCTGCTCGATACGCCAGTCCTCAAAGATATTGCAGATATGTTTAGTGAGAGGCTTTGTTTTGGGAGTAAATAAAGAGAAGTTCGTATAGCGAACATGAGCAGATTCATGATCAATATAGCCCCTTAGTAGCGCTAATTGTTCGGCGTCACTTGTCTCTGTTAAAGCAGGCAGTTGGATGACCTTGCCATCGGTATAGGCCTCACGACCTCCGACGCGTACGGTGACACCGTAGCGTTTACCTAAAACGCCCGCAACCAAAGGAAGCGAGCGCATAACTGAATTGATATTCATAATGTATTTCCTGATTACCACAAACCTAAACTCTGGAGCTGCAGAGTCGGTTTCTTAGTTGTGGGATTAGTTGAATTGACATTGTGGGGAGTAGAGAACCCGCTCAAGATACTTGTTTCGCTACGACCATTGAGAATGGCTTCAGAATAATGCAGTAGCTCCTTGGTGTTAGTAAGAAGATTCATGAGCCCCTTGAGCATGAGTAAGTCAGCACCGATGATGACTCCACGCTTGGGGAGTTTATCTAAGGCGGCTTTTATAAGAGAACTTACGGGAGTGACTCGTGGTTCAATAAAGCTCATATCTTCGCACTTTTGCATGATATTCTTAAGCGGAGATAAAGCCTTGCGAGTGACCTCGGTTTTATTGAGGTAGCTCTTTTCCCAGGAGTCTTTCGCCGATTTAGAGAAATCATAAAAGAGGGTGCCTGCGAGTTTCTCTACTTGCTCATTTAAACCTCGATTTGTCTTGCTATCTTTTTGCTGACTCGGATTGATGACTTTAAAGATTTGCCAATCAAAACTCAGGCGCGCAGCGACATGATCTGCAGAGACTGTTGAGCCTGCAATAATCTTGCTCCAACCTGGGTTATCTTTAATCCAATCCTTGATACTTTGATCGTAGTGAGCAATAAAGTTCTTTTTAGCGAGGGCAAATTCTGCGGCAATATCCTCGAGCTCCTGGATGAGTTCATCGGAAAGAGCTTCAGGCAGTGCCCAGCCACCGAGGAACTTAATGCCCCGGCGATTGAGTAAAGAAACGGCCCGTGATTTGAGGGTGCTAAAAATTCGCAGATCAGCAGGATTACAGATCTTTTTACTTCCGAGAGAGGCGAGTTGCTCGGGTGGAAGTTTGGCATGATCAAAATCTTCTGGAGCGAGCTTACGACGAGCCGCCCAGATATGAACATCGAGTTTGAGTGCTAATAGACAATTGAGGACTTGAGGGTTTGTTTTAAGTTGATGCATGTTATTTCTCCTTACTTGGTTTTGATACAGGGAAGATGCGCTGAGAGAGTTCGTGAAGAACGGCTCGACTAGCCGTAGAAGCACGAAAGCCCAAAGAGCGATCCAGTGCATAGTTAATGGGCTGAATACCCTGAGCAGCTAGAGGTTGAAAGCGCAGGGTTAAATCGGCCCAGCGCAGCAGTGTGCGAGTTGAGAAAGTGACTTCGATTCTATCCATGCCTTGCTGAGCTCCAATAAAGAGCTGACGCACTTCGGAAGCGAGTTCTACCATCTTGGTACGAATCGCTTGAGGAAGATCTGGATAAGCTTTCTCTAAGAGCAATTCCTCGGTCTTTTTCTCCGGGTAGGGCACTTCACTTAGCCAGAAGCGATCCATGAAGGCTAGGTTTTGTCTGAGAGCTCCTTGATATAAGCCATGTTCATCACTGGCACCATTGGTATTGGCAGTAGCAATAAAGCGAAAGTTAGGATGAGGTTTAATAAGCTCACCATCATTTTCTGGAATACAGAGTGGGGCACCATCGAGCATCGTGTTCAGCCCTGCTGCCGTGGAAGGATCAAGTAGATCTATCTCGTTTAAAAGAAAGACACCACCGTATTTCATGGCAAGTGCTAAAGGACCATAGCGGTATTGCATATTGCCTTTCTCTACGGATAAGTGACCAATCATATCGGGGTACTCTAAACGTGAGTGACCTGTGATCTCAAAAACGGGATAGTTGAGCTTAGCAGCGACTTGCTTGACCAGTGAAGTCTTGCCTGAACCCGTGGGACCGAAGAGGTAAAGGGGATCCGATTTATGCATGAACCAAACAATGATATCGCGACTCGACTCGTGAAAGATGTAGTGAGGGTCTAAGTCTGGGGTATAGGAATTGGGTTTATGATAGGCGGTAATAAGTTTAGAAGATTTTTTACCGCTGAAGAGTGCGCCGGCATCGACTTGTGCAGAGCTGAGTTGTTTTAATTCTTTGATTTCCATAATAGTTTTCCTTAAATAATTGATAATGAGTGAGCATAGATATGGTAGTAGAGGACCTTAAAATCATTGAGGTCGTCAGTATCCATGTGGATTTCAAGAGGCGTGAGATAGGAGGTCTCTTTTTGTTGGGAGCGGACAGCATGAAGGCAGGCTTGCTCGAGTGCATAGGCAAGCTGAGAGTCGCTATAGTCGGTGTAATCGACCGGTAAGTAGGACTCTAGTGTATAGAAGGGATCACTATCAGTTTCGATGATATTACTAACAGGTCCATTCAGATAAGCTGCGAGACTAAGGCTTAGCTGTAGAGCTTTATTGTTGAGTGTATGAGCGAGTATGCGCATCTTGCTTTCTCCTTTTTTGTATATAAAAAAGCCGATCAATAAATACTGATCGGCAGAGTTTTGTTTCTGTTTATGTGTTTAGCTGATAGAGACCTCTATTTGGTAGGCCCCAAGATCATTGTAAGCCACAAAATTGGCTTGCCAGAGTTTAAAGACTTGAGCTCCATCTTGGAGAGCGTACTCTCTTTGCAGATGGCAGAATATTTGGTTCCTGAAGTCAAACTCTATTTCTTTACTTAAGTCAGGGTAAGCACCACGTCCTAGGTAGGAAAAATCTGTGATGTATTGAATAAGTTCACGTTCATCAATCATGATCTCTACGGGATGGAAACCACCTCGTTCAGCAGAGTAATTAGGATCACGAAAATTAATCGTGAGGCTTTTTCTACTGACGTCATGATCCATAATGATCGCAGTGAGTAAAAGATTGAGTTTAGGGTTGATTGTAAGACCTAGGCAATTCATGAGGCCTCCATAATCTCTGCTTCTTGTAAGCGTTGATCATGACAGGCTACACACAACCATATGGTGGGTTCATACTTGTATGCTTGACCGTCTTCACTAAAGAATTCATTATCACAATCTTCACAGAGATGTTCATCAGGCGGCATGATCTAAGCCCTCATTGAAGTAACGCTGTTCAGGACATGTTTTTTGCCATTGAGCACAAGCGCCCTTGTACTGACATCCACTACAAGCAAAGGCCGTTTCATGAGGGTAATAAAGCTGGTCAGCCACAATGCGATCGGCGACTCGGACAAGTTCCATAAAACGCGTGAAATCATCTTGAGTGCGATTGGTCATGAATTTCGTCATTGTGGGCTTTTTCGCCTTTGTGACGACGTCGTATCTGAAGAGACTCTCAGCATGTCCACTTTCTTGGCGCAAGGCATAGAGGTAAGCCGTTGCCTGAAGATCTTTATGGCATTTATCAGCAGGCCAACGAGAGGCCGCTGTTTTAAAATCCACAATGACCGTACAGCCCTTGCGCTCAATAAGGGCATCATATTCCCCGATAAGAGGCTTGCTGATAACGTTATCCATAGAGTCCTTTAAGTCGACTCTAAATGCTATGTCTGTGCCTATGACTCTATCTTCAGGATCAAAGTCATCCGCAAGTACCTGCAGCATGTCCTGGCCTTTGAGGATATAGTCATCGCTGGCCATGCCTTCTGCAAAGCGTACTTCGGTAAAGGAGTGATTGACTTCATCCTGAAAGAAATGAGCAAAAGTATCCTTGAGTTCCTTTGAGTCAGCAGGATCACCGGCAATAATACTTTGGAGATAATGCGATGCGGCCCTATGGAAAGCTTTACCAAATGTAAGGTTTATGGGTGTGAACTCTGCGGGCTCT
This window contains:
- a CDS encoding VWA domain-containing protein, with the protein product MNINSVMRSLPLVAGVLGKRYGVTVRVGGREAYTDGKVIQLPALTETSDAEQLALLRGYIDHESAHVRYTNFSLFTPKTKPLTKHICNIFEDWRIEQALVKSFPGCRQNFDWLITHHFSTAVNVPTDEGQAILQYILLTVRSWDIIDIAKQLPAHRDFIEEKCPQLLSALDALLKEMKTHSTSTEDCLLYARKVVALISRHAKQKYPSKTKPSKSQAQQAEPKQSSLESLVQSKAQDLPDDMGTAISKQIKAHHNLQDYGETCQVAEPKAKTQVALSTKNIQEVDRASCGLNARLQALLQASQLKRSFPARRGRLSTQRLNRLNFSPKIFLRHEQRLGLNTSVHLLMDASGSMQGRMSLGSQASYALLKALRSVPGIKSAMTCFPGSSLQPSVHQVLKYDQPLHNKISVRPDGTTPLAPALWWLMQQDALRTETRKIIIILTDGDPDCVEMSKKAIAKATSLGFEIYGIGIQCSSIKQLLPDAHKIIHDLKDLAPALFSLLQTKLIGDPHGC
- a CDS encoding DUF3150 domain-containing protein yields the protein MHQLKTNPQVLNCLLALKLDVHIWAARRKLAPEDFDHAKLPPEQLASLGSKKICNPADLRIFSTLKSRAVSLLNRRGIKFLGGWALPEALSDELIQELEDIAAEFALAKKNFIAHYDQSIKDWIKDNPGWSKIIAGSTVSADHVAARLSFDWQIFKVINPSQQKDSKTNRGLNEQVEKLAGTLFYDFSKSAKDSWEKSYLNKTEVTRKALSPLKNIMQKCEDMSFIEPRVTPVSSLIKAALDKLPKRGVIIGADLLMLKGLMNLLTNTKELLHYSEAILNGRSETSILSGFSTPHNVNSTNPTTKKPTLQLQSLGLW
- a CDS encoding AAA family ATPase, coding for MEIKELKQLSSAQVDAGALFSGKKSSKLITAYHKPNSYTPDLDPHYIFHESSRDIIVWFMHKSDPLYLFGPTGSGKTSLVKQVAAKLNYPVFEITGHSRLEYPDMIGHLSVEKGNMQYRYGPLALAMKYGGVFLLNEIDLLDPSTAAGLNTMLDGAPLCIPENDGELIKPHPNFRFIATANTNGASDEHGLYQGALRQNLAFMDRFWLSEVPYPEKKTEELLLEKAYPDLPQAIRTKMVELASEVRQLFIGAQQGMDRIEVTFSTRTLLRWADLTLRFQPLAAQGIQPINYALDRSLGFRASTASRAVLHELSQRIFPVSKPSKEK
- a CDS encoding DUF2787 family protein, with translation MNCLGLTINPKLNLLLTAIIMDHDVSRKSLTINFRDPNYSAERGGFHPVEIMIDERELIQYITDFSYLGRGAYPDLSKEIEFDFRNQIFCHLQREYALQDGAQVFKLWQANFVAYNDLGAYQIEVSIS
- a CDS encoding RecB family exonuclease, which produces MNTNLDFTALRKAPHWSFSALNSLLNICSLQYALGRVYKEPAEFTPINLTFGKAFHRAASHYLQSIIAGDPADSKELKDTFAHFFQDEVNHSFTEVRFAEGMASDDYILKGQDMLQVLADDFDPEDRVIGTDIAFRVDLKDSMDNVISKPLIGEYDALIERKGCTVIVDFKTAASRWPADKCHKDLQATAYLYALRQESGHAESLFRYDVVTKAKKPTMTKFMTNRTQDDFTRFMELVRVADRIVADQLYYPHETAFACSGCQYKGACAQWQKTCPEQRYFNEGLDHAA